Proteins encoded within one genomic window of Mycolicibacterium aubagnense:
- a CDS encoding O-acetyl-ADP-ribose deacetylase: MPHITAVLGDITRQDVDAIVNAANNAMRGGGGVDGAIHRAGGPAVLQSCIDRFPHGLATGDAGWTVAGALPARWVIHTVGPNYRAGQRDPELLRSCYRRSLEVAGELGARSVAFPLISAGIYGWPLDDAVAIAVETVAGGAGPDTDVTFVAFDDDVYGRITARLPQS, translated from the coding sequence ATGCCCCACATCACCGCCGTCCTCGGCGACATCACGCGGCAGGACGTCGATGCGATCGTGAACGCCGCCAACAATGCGATGCGCGGCGGCGGTGGCGTGGACGGCGCGATCCACCGAGCCGGCGGACCTGCAGTCCTGCAGTCCTGTATCGACCGGTTCCCCCACGGATTGGCCACCGGGGACGCCGGATGGACCGTCGCCGGAGCACTCCCAGCCCGTTGGGTGATCCACACCGTCGGGCCGAATTACCGAGCGGGCCAACGCGATCCGGAGCTGCTGCGATCCTGCTACCGGCGCTCACTGGAAGTCGCCGGCGAACTCGGCGCACGCAGCGTGGCCTTCCCGTTGATCAGCGCGGGCATCTACGGCTGGCCGTTGGACGATGCCGTAGCGATCGCCGTCGAGACGGTGGCCGGAGGCGCCGGCCCCGACACCGACGTCACATTCGTGGCGTTCGACGACGACGTCTACGGCCGGATCACTGCACGGCTCCCGCAGAGCTGA
- a CDS encoding ABC transporter ATP-binding protein: MTSSESVGLDPRPVLLEVRDVVVQYGRIQALHGVSLVVREGELVTLLGSNGAGKTTMMRAISGLLPLSSGSVWFDGADVSKMKAHRRVTAGLIQAPEGRGIFPGMTIIENLEMGCYARKFESKHDHDERLDWVLTTFPRLAERRSQAGGTLSGGEQQMLAIGRALMARPKVLLLDEPSMGLAPMVISQIFRIISEINTQGTTVLLVEQNAQQALSRSDRAYILETGAVTRSGNARDLLNDDSIRAAYLGVA, encoded by the coding sequence ATGACGAGCTCTGAATCCGTCGGCCTCGACCCGCGGCCGGTGCTGCTGGAGGTTCGTGACGTCGTCGTCCAGTACGGGAGAATTCAAGCGCTGCATGGTGTTTCGCTCGTCGTGCGGGAGGGTGAACTGGTCACCCTGCTCGGCTCCAACGGCGCGGGCAAGACCACCATGATGCGGGCCATCTCCGGGTTGTTGCCGTTGTCGTCGGGTTCGGTGTGGTTCGACGGCGCGGACGTCTCGAAGATGAAAGCGCATCGTCGGGTGACCGCCGGCCTCATCCAAGCACCGGAGGGCCGCGGCATCTTCCCGGGCATGACCATCATCGAGAACCTCGAAATGGGTTGCTACGCCCGTAAATTCGAGTCCAAGCACGACCACGACGAGCGTCTCGACTGGGTGCTGACGACATTCCCGCGGCTGGCCGAACGGCGGTCGCAAGCCGGCGGGACGCTGTCGGGTGGCGAGCAGCAGATGCTGGCGATCGGCCGCGCGCTGATGGCCCGGCCCAAGGTGCTGCTGCTGGACGAGCCGTCGATGGGTCTGGCGCCCATGGTCATCTCGCAGATATTCCGGATCATCTCCGAGATCAACACGCAGGGCACCACGGTCCTGCTGGTGGAGCAGAACGCCCAGCAGGCGCTGAGCCGGTCCGATCGGGCCTACATCCTGGAGACCGGCGCCGTCACCCGCAGCGGCAATGCCCGTGACCTGCTGAATGACGACAGCATCCGAGCCGCCTACCTCGGCGTCGCCTGA
- a CDS encoding ABC transporter ATP-binding protein, translating to MSDSPEPAPDEERAALHRDVQVAEGEKLLATTDLTVKFGGLTALDSVTFDIRRGEILGLIGPNGAGKTTCFNAITGVYRPSSGSVMFDGAPLGKIKRHEITRRGIARTFQNIRLWGEMTALENVVVGTDARHKTSVPGALLRSARHRREERDAIERAAALLQFVGIAHRGEEKARNLSYGDQRRLEIARALATEPKLLCLDEPAAGFNPSEKSALIELIQAIRDDGYTVLLIEHDMRLVMGVTDRIVVLEFGRKIAEGLPAEIREDPKVIAAYLGVPDDEL from the coding sequence ATGAGCGACTCGCCAGAGCCCGCACCCGACGAGGAACGCGCCGCACTGCACCGTGACGTGCAGGTCGCCGAGGGCGAGAAGCTCTTGGCGACAACCGATCTCACTGTCAAGTTCGGTGGGCTCACCGCGCTCGATTCCGTGACGTTCGATATTCGCCGCGGCGAGATTCTCGGCCTCATCGGTCCCAACGGCGCCGGCAAGACCACCTGCTTCAACGCGATCACCGGGGTGTACCGGCCGTCGTCGGGTTCGGTGATGTTCGACGGCGCGCCGCTCGGCAAGATCAAGCGACACGAGATCACCCGTCGCGGCATCGCGCGCACCTTCCAGAACATCCGGCTGTGGGGCGAGATGACGGCGCTCGAAAACGTCGTCGTCGGTACCGACGCGCGGCACAAGACATCGGTACCCGGTGCGCTGCTGCGTTCCGCGCGGCACCGGCGCGAGGAGCGCGACGCCATCGAACGTGCCGCGGCGCTACTGCAATTCGTGGGGATCGCCCACCGCGGTGAGGAGAAGGCCCGGAACCTGTCGTACGGCGACCAGCGCCGCCTGGAGATCGCGCGGGCCCTGGCCACCGAGCCGAAACTGCTGTGCCTGGATGAGCCGGCCGCCGGCTTCAACCCGAGCGAGAAGTCCGCCCTGATCGAACTGATCCAGGCGATCCGGGACGACGGCTACACCGTGCTGCTGATCGAACACGACATGCGGCTGGTCATGGGTGTCACCGACCGGATCGTCGTACTGGAGTTCGGCCGCAAGATCGCCGAGGGCCTGCCGGCCGAGATTCGCGAGGACCCGAAGGTCATCGCCGCATACCTGGGGGTGCCCGATGACGAGCTCTGA
- a CDS encoding branched-chain amino acid ABC transporter permease, whose amino-acid sequence MSGQHRSESWARYVLAPGDQLRQWWDQQSRPAKWAVGVVVFTVVAMLPLYTPSFLNTPGISFGGTMAQFAMVAIIAIGLNVVVGQAGLLDLGYVGFYAVGAYTVALLTSPDSPWNQVGADGFLDKDWAWLACVPLAMAVTALAGLVLGIPTLRLRGDYLAIVTLGFGEIIRLLADNLSDLTNGARGLNQIAYPRLGETDKLPTGVFSSGNSAGHANYGTWWFWLGLALMVGILLLVGNLERSRVGRAWVAIREDEDAAEVMGVNTFKFKLWAFVIGAGIGGLSGALYAGQVQYVAPPTFNIINSMLFLCAVVLGGQGNKLGVIFGAFIIVYLPNRLLGVHVLGINLGDLKYLFFGLALVVLMIFRPQGLFPVRQQLLAYGRSARGLLRNADDSKAAA is encoded by the coding sequence ATGAGCGGGCAGCATCGAAGCGAAAGTTGGGCCCGGTATGTGCTGGCACCCGGCGACCAGTTGCGCCAGTGGTGGGATCAGCAGAGCCGGCCGGCGAAATGGGCCGTCGGCGTCGTCGTGTTCACCGTGGTGGCGATGCTGCCGCTGTACACCCCGTCCTTCCTCAACACCCCCGGCATCAGCTTCGGCGGCACCATGGCGCAGTTCGCGATGGTGGCGATCATCGCGATCGGACTCAACGTGGTGGTCGGCCAGGCCGGCTTGCTCGACCTCGGCTACGTCGGGTTCTACGCCGTCGGCGCCTATACCGTCGCGCTGCTGACCAGCCCCGACAGCCCGTGGAACCAAGTGGGGGCCGACGGGTTCCTCGACAAGGACTGGGCCTGGCTGGCGTGTGTGCCGCTGGCAATGGCCGTCACAGCGTTGGCCGGTCTGGTGCTGGGTATCCCGACGCTGCGGCTGCGCGGGGATTACCTCGCCATCGTCACCCTGGGATTCGGCGAGATCATCCGGCTCCTGGCCGACAACCTCTCCGATCTGACCAACGGCGCCCGCGGTCTCAACCAGATCGCCTATCCCCGGTTGGGGGAGACCGACAAGCTGCCCACGGGTGTGTTCTCCAGCGGTAACTCCGCCGGCCACGCCAACTACGGCACCTGGTGGTTCTGGCTGGGGCTGGCGCTCATGGTCGGCATTCTGCTGCTTGTCGGCAACCTCGAGCGCAGCCGCGTGGGACGGGCCTGGGTCGCCATCCGGGAGGACGAGGACGCCGCAGAAGTCATGGGCGTCAACACTTTCAAGTTCAAGCTGTGGGCATTCGTCATCGGCGCGGGCATCGGTGGCCTGTCGGGCGCGCTGTATGCCGGCCAGGTGCAGTACGTCGCGCCGCCGACCTTCAACATCATCAACTCGATGCTGTTCCTGTGCGCGGTGGTCCTCGGCGGGCAGGGTAACAAGCTCGGCGTGATCTTCGGAGCGTTCATCATCGTCTACCTGCCGAACCGGCTGCTCGGGGTGCACGTGCTCGGCATCAACCTCGGTGACCTCAAATATCTGTTCTTCGGCCTGGCCCTGGTGGTGCTGATGATCTTCCGGCCGCAGGGACTGTTCCCGGTGCGGCAGCAGCTGCTGGCGTACGGCCGGTCGGCGCGCGGGCTGTTGCGAAACGCCGACGATTCGAAGGCGGCGGCATGA
- a CDS encoding branched-chain amino acid ABC transporter permease, with product MTPDCVGHYVCTAANINFNVDNLLNGFWQLTIDGLSWGAIYALVAVGYTLVFGVLRLINFAHSEIFMLGMFGAYFALEMILGFRPSGNAYNVGIGLTICYLGVAMVVAMAVSGAAAVGLEIVAYRPLRRRNARGLTFLITAIGMSFVLQEFVHFVLPKILKGFGGSNAQQPIILVQPKTQFTLFSANISNVTVVIVVAAVVLALLTDIALNRTKFGRGIRAVAQDPATATLMGVSRERIIMTTFLIGGLLAGAAALLYTLKVPQGIIYSGGFLLGIKAFSAAVLGGIGNLRGALLGGLILGIMENYGQALFGTQWRDVVAFVLLVLVLLIRPTGILGESLGRARA from the coding sequence ATGACCCCCGATTGCGTCGGCCACTACGTGTGCACCGCGGCCAACATCAATTTCAACGTCGACAACCTGCTGAACGGGTTCTGGCAGTTGACGATTGACGGTTTGTCGTGGGGTGCGATCTATGCCCTGGTCGCCGTCGGCTACACCTTGGTGTTCGGCGTGCTGCGGCTGATCAACTTCGCGCACTCGGAGATCTTCATGCTCGGCATGTTCGGCGCGTACTTCGCGCTGGAGATGATTCTCGGCTTCAGGCCCAGCGGTAACGCGTACAACGTGGGTATCGGGCTGACGATCTGCTATCTGGGCGTCGCCATGGTGGTCGCGATGGCGGTGTCCGGCGCCGCAGCCGTCGGATTGGAGATCGTGGCCTACCGGCCGCTGCGCCGCCGCAACGCACGCGGGCTGACGTTCCTCATCACCGCGATCGGCATGTCATTCGTCCTGCAGGAGTTCGTGCACTTCGTGCTGCCGAAGATCCTCAAAGGTTTCGGCGGCAGTAATGCCCAGCAGCCGATCATCCTGGTGCAGCCCAAGACTCAGTTCACCCTGTTCAGCGCGAACATCTCGAACGTCACCGTCGTCATCGTGGTGGCGGCGGTCGTGCTGGCGCTGCTCACCGATATCGCGCTCAACCGCACCAAGTTCGGCCGCGGTATCCGAGCCGTCGCGCAGGATCCGGCGACAGCCACCCTGATGGGCGTGTCCCGCGAGCGCATCATCATGACGACGTTCCTCATCGGCGGCCTGCTGGCCGGCGCGGCCGCGCTGCTCTACACCTTGAAGGTGCCGCAGGGCATCATCTACTCGGGTGGATTCCTGTTGGGAATCAAGGCATTTTCGGCCGCGGTGCTCGGCGGTATCGGCAACCTTCGAGGCGCGCTGCTGGGTGGGCTGATCCTCGGCATCATGGAGAACTACGGGCAGGCACTCTTCGGTACCCAGTGGCGCGACGTGGTGGCCTTCGTGCTGCTGGTGCTGGTGCTGCTGATCCGTCCCACCGGAATACTCGGGGAAAGTCTCGGGAGGGCACGAGCATGA
- a CDS encoding branched-chain amino acid ABC transporter substrate-binding protein → MRSRVARNALAVGSAGLIVFGLAGCSQSDPKQSGAAGSNLKIVEQVQIDENGAEIKAAGGATPADPAGDGKATCPPVSIAMAGALNGPDAALGINIKDGVQLAIDKHNAANPGCQVTLKTFDTEGDPQKATAVAPQIVDDKFTIGLVGPAFSGETKATGTVFDQAGLVAATASATNVTLSENGWKTFFRGLANDGVQGPSVANYLKNTLKYKKVCVVDDSTDYGLGLATAVRTTLGPVADSACNISVKKGDKDFSAAVTQIKGAAPDAIFYSGYYAEAATFVQQLKDGGVTATFVSADGTKDPEFVKQAGESAKGAILSCPCGPASKQFAEEYTKKFGQEPGTYSTEGYDLGTILVKGIDSGAVTRPALLDFVTKYDGQGVARKYQWNNKGELTTNLIWVYKVQ, encoded by the coding sequence GTGCGCAGTCGCGTAGCTCGGAATGCTCTTGCAGTCGGCAGTGCCGGTCTGATCGTGTTCGGTCTGGCGGGCTGCAGCCAGTCTGATCCGAAGCAGAGCGGCGCGGCAGGCTCGAATCTCAAGATCGTCGAGCAGGTGCAGATCGACGAGAACGGTGCGGAGATCAAGGCTGCAGGCGGCGCGACCCCGGCTGATCCGGCCGGCGATGGCAAGGCCACCTGCCCGCCGGTCTCGATCGCCATGGCCGGTGCGCTCAACGGCCCGGATGCCGCACTGGGCATCAACATCAAGGACGGCGTGCAGCTGGCCATCGACAAGCACAATGCCGCCAACCCGGGCTGCCAGGTGACGCTCAAGACCTTCGACACCGAAGGTGACCCGCAGAAGGCGACGGCCGTCGCGCCGCAGATCGTCGACGACAAGTTCACCATCGGCCTGGTCGGCCCCGCGTTCTCCGGCGAGACGAAGGCCACCGGCACGGTCTTCGACCAGGCCGGCCTGGTCGCCGCCACCGCGTCGGCCACCAACGTGACTCTGAGCGAGAACGGCTGGAAGACCTTCTTCCGCGGCCTGGCCAATGACGGTGTGCAGGGTCCGTCGGTCGCGAACTACCTGAAGAACACGCTCAAGTACAAGAAGGTCTGCGTCGTCGACGACAGCACCGACTACGGACTGGGCCTGGCCACCGCCGTGCGCACGACGCTGGGACCGGTCGCGGACTCGGCCTGCAACATCTCGGTCAAGAAGGGCGACAAGGACTTCTCGGCGGCAGTCACCCAGATCAAGGGCGCGGCACCGGACGCGATCTTCTACAGCGGGTACTACGCCGAGGCCGCGACGTTCGTCCAGCAGCTCAAGGACGGTGGGGTGACCGCGACGTTCGTCAGTGCCGACGGCACCAAGGATCCGGAGTTCGTCAAGCAGGCGGGGGAGTCCGCCAAGGGCGCGATCCTGTCCTGCCCATGTGGACCGGCGAGCAAGCAGTTCGCGGAGGAGTACACCAAGAAGTTCGGGCAGGAGCCCGGCACTTACAGCACCGAGGGCTACGACCTGGGCACCATCCTGGTCAAGGGCATCGACTCGGGTGCGGTTACCCGGCCGGCGCTGCTGGACTTCGTCACCAAGTACGACGGTCAGGGTGTGGCCCGTAAGTACCAGTGGAACAACAAGGGCGAGCTGACCACCAACCTGATCTGGGTCTACAAGGTCCAGTAG
- a CDS encoding ANTAR domain-containing response regulator, producing MTGPTTDAVAPRRVLVAEDEALIRLDLAEMLREEGYEIVGEAGDGQEAVELAEKLKPDLVIMDVKMPRRDGIDAASEIAAKRIAPIVILTAFSQRELVERARDAGAMAYLVKPFSITDLVPAIEVAVSRFGELRALEKEVLSLSDRLETRKLVERAKGILQTKQGMSEPEAFKWIQRAAMDRRTTMKRVAEVVVETLDPPAAETTEPSAG from the coding sequence ATGACTGGTCCAACAACTGATGCCGTCGCACCGCGCCGTGTTCTCGTGGCCGAGGATGAGGCGCTCATCCGGCTGGACCTGGCGGAGATGCTCCGCGAGGAGGGCTACGAGATCGTCGGCGAGGCCGGCGACGGCCAGGAGGCCGTGGAACTCGCCGAGAAGCTGAAGCCGGACCTGGTGATCATGGACGTGAAGATGCCGCGCCGCGACGGCATCGACGCCGCCTCTGAGATCGCCGCGAAGCGCATCGCGCCCATCGTGATCCTCACCGCGTTTTCGCAGCGTGAGCTGGTCGAACGGGCGCGCGACGCGGGAGCCATGGCGTACCTGGTCAAGCCGTTCTCCATCACTGATCTGGTGCCGGCCATCGAGGTCGCCGTCAGCCGCTTCGGTGAGCTGAGGGCGTTGGAGAAGGAAGTCCTCTCGCTCTCCGACCGGCTCGAGACTCGCAAGCTGGTCGAGCGCGCCAAAGGCATCCTGCAGACCAAGCAGGGCATGTCCGAACCTGAGGCGTTCAAGTGGATTCAGCGGGCTGCCATGGACCGTCGCACCACGATGAAGCGTGTCGCCGAGGTCGTCGTCGAGACGCTGGATCCGCCGGCCGCGGAGACGACAGAGCCGTCAGCGGGCTGA